The Candidatus Binataceae bacterium genome includes a window with the following:
- a CDS encoding ATP-dependent Clp protease proteolytic subunit, giving the protein MRHTDDASPRATTLVPMVVEQTNRGERAYDIYSRLLKDHIIFIGTPIDDHVANLVTAQLLFLESEDPERDISVYINSPGGSISAGMAIYDTMQFVRPDVVTYCIGQSASIAALLLVSGTPKKRYALPNSRVLIHQPWMSGLSGQATDIDIHAREILRTRDSLNKLLSFHTGQPLERIEKDVERDFIMTAEQAKAYGIV; this is encoded by the coding sequence ATGAGACATACTGACGACGCAAGTCCGCGTGCCACAACGCTCGTACCGATGGTGGTTGAACAGACCAACCGGGGCGAACGAGCGTACGATATTTACTCCCGGCTGCTGAAAGACCACATCATTTTCATCGGCACGCCAATCGACGACCATGTCGCCAACCTTGTCACCGCTCAATTGCTGTTCCTCGAATCCGAAGACCCTGAGCGCGACATCTCGGTGTACATCAACTCGCCGGGCGGGTCGATTTCCGCGGGAATGGCGATTTATGACACGATGCAGTTCGTTCGGCCCGACGTGGTCACTTACTGCATCGGCCAGTCCGCCTCGATTGCGGCTTTGCTTCTTGTTTCGGGCACTCCGAAGAAGCGGTATGCCTTGCCGAATTCCAGAGTTCTGATTCACCAACCCTGGATGTCCGGCCTCTCGGGCCAGGCAACGGACATCGATATCCACGCTCGCGAGATTCTGCGCACCCGCGATTCCCTCAATAAGCTTCTTTCGTTCCACACTGGCCAGCCGCTTGAACGGATCGAAAAAGACGTGGAACGCGATTTCATCATGACCGCAGAGCAGGCCAAAGCCTACGGCATTGTC